Proteins encoded within one genomic window of Halobacteroides halobius DSM 5150:
- a CDS encoding Tex family protein: protein MNFNIVKQLATDLNLAIGQVKKTIKLLDEGNTIPFIARYRKEATGRLTEDKLRELEERLDYLRRLQAKKKKVITAITEQGKLTVQLKEEINAATSLQDVKDLYRPYKQRQKTRAAKAKEKGLEPLADLFLAQDITTGSVVERCQEFIDPKQELEDIASILQGVKDIIAQHVADQPKSRKLAREITFDKGKLVVKGKVDEITEYQTYYEFEEEIGKLAPYQILAINRGEHEDILKVKVVTLKEQIINNLKAEFITDKSIFKEVLEEAIDDAYHRLLAPAIAREVRSYLKEEAEEHAIDVFAKNLRNLLMQPPLIDKKVLAIDPAFRTGCKIAVLDKAGQLLKTTNIYPHEPQNKWQVAKEKLIDLITAYNLDVVAIGNGTACRETETLVSEVIAESLPKLRYVIVNEDGASVYSASPLAREEFPKLDVSLRGAISIGRRLQDPLAELVKINPKHLGVGLYQHDLNQSNLEEALEKVVESVVNYVGVDLNTASSALLEHIAGITSAVADKIVSYRHDKGEFTTRQELKNVYGIGPNRFTQAAGFLRIKAGDNPLDQTAIHPESYQVAQKLLAKIGFNASDLFNQEQRLELREKIKQVDLNDFVSQLEVGLATLQDIKEALLKPGRDPREEVSQSIFKRSILKLEDLEIGMILTGKVSNVVDFGAFVDIGVKEDGLVHISELSSDFVKDPLEVVAVGQTVKVKVLEINQVKGQISLTMVL, encoded by the coding sequence ATGAATTTTAATATAGTAAAGCAACTAGCTACTGATCTTAATTTAGCAATTGGACAAGTTAAGAAAACAATTAAGTTACTAGATGAAGGGAATACTATACCATTTATAGCTCGTTATCGTAAAGAAGCAACGGGCCGATTGACTGAGGATAAGTTACGTGAATTAGAGGAAAGGCTAGATTACTTAAGAAGGTTACAAGCTAAAAAGAAGAAGGTAATTACAGCAATCACAGAACAAGGGAAGTTAACGGTTCAGCTAAAAGAAGAGATCAATGCTGCGACTAGTCTACAAGATGTAAAAGACTTGTATCGTCCTTATAAACAAAGGCAAAAGACTAGAGCTGCCAAAGCTAAAGAGAAGGGATTAGAGCCTTTAGCTGATTTGTTTTTAGCTCAAGATATAACCACAGGTTCCGTTGTAGAAAGGTGTCAAGAGTTTATAGATCCTAAACAGGAGTTAGAGGATATAGCTAGTATATTACAAGGGGTTAAAGATATTATTGCTCAGCATGTAGCTGATCAACCTAAAAGTAGAAAATTGGCCCGAGAGATTACTTTTGATAAGGGGAAATTAGTTGTTAAGGGTAAAGTTGATGAAATAACAGAGTATCAAACTTATTATGAGTTTGAAGAAGAAATAGGGAAGTTAGCGCCTTATCAAATCTTAGCAATTAATCGTGGGGAGCATGAAGATATTCTTAAGGTTAAGGTAGTTACTTTAAAAGAGCAGATTATAAATAACTTAAAAGCTGAATTTATTACTGATAAATCTATTTTTAAGGAAGTATTAGAAGAAGCAATAGATGATGCTTATCATCGCTTATTAGCTCCGGCTATTGCTAGAGAGGTAAGAAGTTATTTAAAAGAGGAAGCAGAAGAACATGCAATTGATGTATTTGCTAAAAATTTAAGAAATTTATTAATGCAGCCTCCATTAATTGATAAAAAGGTTTTAGCAATTGACCCCGCCTTTAGAACCGGGTGTAAGATAGCAGTTTTAGATAAAGCAGGACAATTGTTAAAGACTACTAATATTTATCCTCATGAGCCACAAAATAAATGGCAAGTTGCTAAAGAAAAGTTAATTGATTTAATAACTGCTTATAATCTGGATGTAGTAGCTATTGGGAATGGGACTGCTTGTCGAGAAACAGAAACTTTAGTTTCAGAAGTGATTGCAGAGTCACTTCCGAAATTAAGATATGTGATAGTTAATGAAGATGGGGCTTCTGTTTATTCAGCATCCCCTTTAGCCAGGGAGGAATTTCCTAAGTTAGATGTATCACTAAGGGGAGCCATTTCCATTGGCAGAAGATTACAGGATCCTTTAGCTGAATTAGTCAAGATTAATCCTAAGCACTTAGGAGTAGGCTTATACCAGCATGATTTGAATCAGAGTAATTTAGAAGAGGCCTTAGAGAAGGTAGTAGAATCAGTTGTAAATTATGTAGGTGTTGATTTAAATACAGCTTCTAGTGCTTTACTAGAGCATATAGCGGGCATTACTTCTGCAGTAGCAGATAAAATTGTTTCATACAGGCATGATAAAGGGGAGTTTACTACACGTCAAGAATTAAAGAATGTTTATGGAATTGGCCCTAATAGATTTACTCAAGCTGCTGGTTTCTTGAGAATTAAAGCTGGAGATAATCCGTTAGATCAAACTGCAATTCATCCAGAGTCTTATCAAGTAGCACAAAAGTTATTAGCTAAAATAGGCTTTAATGCTAGCGATTTGTTTAATCAGGAGCAAAGATTAGAATTGCGGGAAAAGATAAAGCAGGTTGATTTAAATGATTTTGTTTCACAATTAGAGGTTGGTTTAGCAACTTTACAGGATATTAAAGAAGCTTTATTAAAACCTGGTCGTGACCCTAGAGAAGAAGTTTCACAGTCTATTTTTAAACGAAGTATTTTAAAGTTAGAAGATTTGGAAATAGGAATGATTTTAACAGGTAAGGTTAGTAATGTAGTCGATTTTGGAGCATTTGTTGATATTGGTGTTAAGGAAGATGGTTTAGTACATATTTCAGAGCTAAGCTCTGATTTTGTAAAAGACCCGTTAGAAGTAGTAGCAGTTGGTCAGACTGTTAAAGTTAAGGTATTGGAGATAAACCAGGTTAAAGGACAAATATCTTTAACAATGGTTCTGTAA
- a CDS encoding S1 RNA-binding domain-containing protein, with product MSIEVGNVIQGKVTGITNFGAFVDLGNGETGLVHISEVADTYVKDISNFLEDGERVQVKVISIDGDGKIGLSIRQLSDDKKKEKFKETTPKKSLDDLIDDFMQESSQRQQDLRSNLENKSGGRS from the coding sequence ATGTCAATTGAGGTTGGGAACGTCATACAAGGAAAAGTAACTGGTATTACAAATTTTGGAGCATTTGTTGATTTAGGAAATGGAGAAACTGGTTTAGTTCATATCTCAGAGGTTGCTGATACTTATGTTAAAGATATTAGTAATTTTTTAGAAGATGGAGAGCGAGTACAAGTAAAAGTAATTTCTATTGATGGAGATGGAAAAATCGGTTTATCTATCAGACAGCTAAGTGATGATAAAAAGAAGGAGAAGTTTAAAGAGACTACTCCTAAAAAGTCTCTTGATGATTTAATTGATGATTTTATGCAAGAAAGCAGTCAACGACAACAAGATCTAAGAAGTAATTTAGAAAATAAAAGTGGTGGTCGTTCTTAA
- a CDS encoding DUF501 domain-containing protein, which yields MSYNEKDISVLKKQLGREPRNVVTVSKRCSHNYPQVVVTAPILDKGSNIGIFPTTFWLTCPELNYQISKLEEEGWIKKIQDKINANQQLATALGAAHQDYARYRLNLISEQKLDDLEKNYTGQYLVLKESGVGGILEFDGIKCLHTHYAHYLATDNNPVGRLVDKLLKNKFDSLKEKDCTTKCEEG from the coding sequence ATGAGTTATAATGAAAAAGATATAAGTGTATTAAAAAAACAATTAGGCCGCGAACCGCGAAATGTAGTCACAGTTAGTAAAAGGTGTTCACATAATTATCCTCAAGTAGTAGTTACTGCTCCTATTTTAGATAAAGGCTCTAATATAGGGATTTTTCCAACAACTTTTTGGTTAACTTGTCCTGAATTAAATTATCAAATTAGCAAATTAGAAGAAGAGGGATGGATTAAAAAAATTCAGGATAAAATTAATGCTAATCAGCAATTAGCTACTGCATTAGGAGCAGCTCATCAAGATTATGCTCGTTATCGTTTGAATTTAATTTCAGAGCAAAAGTTAGATGATTTAGAAAAAAATTATACTGGGCAGTATCTAGTTTTAAAAGAATCAGGAGTTGGTGGGATTTTAGAGTTTGATGGAATTAAGTGTTTACATACCCACTATGCTCATTATTTAGCCACTGATAATAATCCTGTAGGAAGGTTAGTAGATAAATTATTAAAGAATAAATTTGATTCATTAAAAGAGAAAGATTGTACTACTAAATGTGAGGAGGGCTAA
- a CDS encoding Ppx/GppA phosphatase family protein, translating to MKIGAIDLGTNSVRLLVAEPKEGQLNRLATELRVPRLGEDIHQTGFLKQEAIKRTTKVLQEYKQIIDRLDATPYVIATSAVRDARNKNEFITAVRRGLGLDVRSIAGEEEARLSYLGITSGLDNLSSKALAIDIGGGSTEFMWGKKQGIVEYKSLNLGAVRLTDSYGDNLKEIEKEVKAKLESRINDTYSQLVGVGGTITTLAAINYSLESYDREIIHESILSQEEIREILKKLSSLTLEKRKEVRGLSPDRADIIIPGIVILLEVMNKSNIAQIVVSETGILEGMIYDKVDKF from the coding sequence ATGAAAATTGGGGCAATAGATTTAGGTACTAATTCTGTTAGATTATTAGTTGCTGAACCTAAAGAGGGTCAATTAAATAGATTAGCAACAGAATTAAGGGTACCTAGATTAGGTGAAGACATTCATCAAACTGGTTTTTTAAAGCAAGAAGCAATTAAAAGAACTACTAAGGTATTGCAAGAATACAAACAAATAATTGATAGATTAGATGCTACTCCTTATGTGATAGCTACCAGTGCAGTTAGGGATGCTAGGAATAAAAATGAATTCATAACTGCTGTAAGAAGGGGATTGGGTCTGGATGTTAGGTCGATTGCTGGAGAAGAAGAAGCAAGATTATCCTATTTAGGGATTACATCTGGTTTAGATAACTTATCCTCTAAAGCTTTGGCTATAGATATTGGTGGAGGAAGTACGGAATTTATGTGGGGGAAAAAACAAGGAATTGTAGAATATAAAAGCTTAAATTTAGGGGCAGTTAGGTTAACAGATAGTTATGGAGATAATTTAAAAGAGATAGAAAAGGAAGTAAAAGCTAAATTAGAGTCAAGAATAAATGATACCTATTCACAGTTAGTTGGAGTAGGAGGAACCATTACCACTTTAGCTGCTATAAATTATTCATTAGAATCCTATGACCGAGAGATAATTCATGAGAGTATTTTATCTCAAGAAGAAATAAGAGAAATTTTAAAGAAATTAAGTAGTTTAACGTTAGAGAAAAGAAAAGAAGTTAGAGGACTTAGTCCAGATCGAGCTGATATTATTATTCCCGGGATAGTTATATTATTAGAAGTAATGAACAAGAGTAATATCGCTCAAATTGTAGTTAGTGAAACAGGGATTTTAGAAGGAATGATTTATGATAAAGTTGATAAATTTTGA